In one Chelmon rostratus isolate fCheRos1 chromosome 7, fCheRos1.pri, whole genome shotgun sequence genomic region, the following are encoded:
- the dynll2a gene encoding dynein, light chain, LC8-type 2a yields the protein MTDRKAVIKNADMSEDMQQDAVDCATQAMEKYNIEKDIAAYIKKEFDKKYNPTWHCIVGRNFGSYVTHETKHFIYFYLGQVAILLFKSG from the exons atgACTGACAGGAAAGCTGTGATCAAGAACGCGGACATGTCCGAGGACATGCAGCAGGACGCGGTGGACTGTGCCACCCAGGCCATGGAGAAGTACAACATAGAGAAGGACATCGCAGCCTACATCAAGAAG gagttTGACAAGAAGTATAACCCCACCTGGCACTGCATCGTCGGGAGGAACTTCGGCAGCTACGTCACCCACGAGACAAAGCATTTCATTTACTTCTACTTGGGCCAAGTGGCCATCTTGCTCTTCAAGTCTGGCTGA